CGTCTCGGCGTACTGCGCCGAGGCGAAGGCCAGCGCCTGGTTGATGCTGTCCAGTGATTCCTCCACCCGGGCCTGGGTGGCCCGCCAGTCGGTAACCAGCAGCTGGAAATTGGACGACGCCGATCCCCGCCAGATCTCGCTCAACGAGGCCAGTCCGGCCTGCATTCCATTCACGTCTGCCCGCAGGCGTTCGATGGTTCCCTGCACTTCGGCACTCTTGGCAGCCAGCGCCTCGCTGTCCACGGCAAATAAAGGCATGATTTCCTCCTGGTAGTGTCTTGGGACCGATACCGGAAGGCTAGGCCGGCAGACGGCCGTCAACGCGCGAAGGACCAATGGATGTGGAGTGCCACGGCGGGTCTGCCTCGGGGCGGGCGTTGTGGAGGGCAGCACGGTCCCTCCTGCCCGTCTGGAGCCCCCGTATGCGCCCGGGGAGGGTCAGTTGTCGTCAGCCTCGTCCGGACGCTCGGGGAACTGCTCCGGAGCGCGGTAGGGCAGGCGGATGGATAGGGTGGCGCCTCCGCCTTCCGTCTCGGCCAGCCGCACCGTCCCGTCGTGCTGGGCCACCAGGGCCGCCACAATGGCCAGTCCGAGGCCGGTGCCGCCGGTCTCCCGGTAGCGGGAGGAATCGGCGCGGTAGAAGCGTTCGAACACCCGTGCGGCGTCGTCCTCGGAAATCCCGGGCCCGTGGTCCCGTACCTCCAGCACCGCATCCATCCGGTCATGGATAACGGGTGCAACTCCGACTGCCACTTCGATGGGGGAACCGGCCGGTGTGTAGCGCAGGGCGTTGGTCATGAGGTTCGCCACGACCTGCCGCAGCCGGGCCTCGTCTCCCATGGTGGGTGCACTCTGCGGCGCGTGGCCGTCCAGCCCCACCACCCGTATATTCCGATCGGGGGCGCTGGCCCGCGCGTCCAGTGCGGCGTCGTTGCCCAGGATCATCAGGTCCACCGGCTCGTATTCGAGCGGGCGCTGCTCGTCCACCCGGGCCAGGGTCAGGAGGTCCTCGACCAGTTGTCCCATACGCTTGGCTTCGCTCTCGATCCGGCCCATGGCAGCGGAGATCTCCTCGGGTTTCTGGAGGGCGCCGTGGCGGTACAGCTCCGAGAACCCGCGGATGGTCACCAGCGGGGTCCGCAGCTCGTGGGAGGCATCCTGCACGAAGCGGCGCATCTTGCGTTCAGACTGGGTGCGGGCGGCAAACGCCGTTTCGATATGGGCCAGCATGGCATTGAGCGAGCGGGACAGGCGGCCGATTTCCGTGGCCGGGTTGCCCACCTCCACTCGGCGGGACAGGTCGCCGGCGGCAATCGCGGCAGCGGTTTTTTCGACCTGGCTCAGCGGTCGGAACTGCCGGGTGACCGCCCAGTAGGCGATCCCCGTGGCGCCCAGGGTTCCCAGCAGCCCGACCGAAAACACCAGCGACGCCGCTTCGTCCACGGTCGCGGCGACCGAGTCCAGCGGGATCGCAACGGCGACGGACCCGGGCAGGTTCTCGAAATCGTAGATGCGTACCCGCCAGCCCTTGGACGTCGGCTCGGTGCCGCGGACATCGAAGCCCTCGGTACCCATCGCCTCCACTTGGTCGGAGGTGTAGTTCTCGAGGTTCGGGATGTCCGTTGCCGACTCGGAATGCGTTGCCGGACCATGGCTGCCGTCTTCGTTCAGGTACAGCCCGTAGTACCGGAACAGGGAGGCATCAGTACTCGGCTCGTTGACCAGCAGGTAGCGCGACACCTTGGACGCATTTGCGTCGATGTCCGCGTCCAGCCGGTCCACGAGTATCTGGCGCAGCAGGGTAATGGTGGCGAAGCCGGTGATAGTCACCGTAACCACCATGAGCACCGCCATGATGGCGAGCAGCTGCGACCGAAGTGAAGCGGATTTCCAGCGCCTTATCAAGGTCCTAGCGCTTCTCCGAGGACCGCAGCAGGTAACCCACGCCGCGCTTGGTCTGGATCAGCGCCGGCGCGTCCGGACTGCGGTCGATCTTGCGGCGCAGGTAGGAGATGTAGGACTCCACGATGGAGGCGTCTCCGTTGAAGTCGTATTCCCAGACGTGGTCCAGGATCTGCGCCTTGGACAGGACACGGTTCGGGTTCAGCATCAGGTAGCGCAGCAGCTTGAACTCGGTGGGGGAGAGATCGATCGTGATACCGCCGCGGCGCACCTCGTGGGCGTCGTCGTCGAGCTCCAGGTCATCCACGCGGATGACGGCGTCGTCGTCCTCGAGCGGCTGGGTGCGGCGCAGTACGGCGCGGATCCGCGCCACCACCTCGTCGAGGCTGAAGGGCTTGGTGACATAGTCGTCGCCGCCCACGGTCAGTCCGGTGACCTTGTCCTCGGTGTCGTCGCGGGCGGTCAGGAAGACCACGGGGAAGTGCTGTCCGGCAGCGCGCAGCCGGCGGGTGAGCGTGAAGCCGTCCATGTCCGGAAGCATCACGTCCAGGACCGCGAGGTCCGGGTTGTGGGAGTCGACGGCGGCGAGGGCCTCACGGCCGTTCGCGGCAGCGACGACGTCGAACCCGGCGAACCGCAGCGAGGTGGACAGCAGCTCGCGGATGTTGGGCTCATCATCGACAACAAGGAGGCGTGCTTCGGGTGCAGACGATTTGTTCACCCGCCCAGTTTCTTACATTTAGCTGGACGTTGTCTGTAGGTGGGCAGAACAAAATCTGGGAGGGTCCGGTGAGCGGTGCCGGAAGCTGAACGGCATAGCCCGCAGAACAGCTAGGCGTTTCCGCCGGAATTACCCCGATGACTCCCAAAACTTCTTGGTGCCGTTCTTGAGTGATTGGCCCCGGTCCTTGCCTTCGACGAAATTCCCTTTGCAACCCTGCCGAGACCGGCAGGACGGATTCTGGAAATGTCCGGTGAATCGCTAGGCAAACCGCGGAGGACGCTGGAAACGTACGGACTCGACGAGGTCAACTAAATGGCGGTAGACGTTGGCTGAGGGGATGGAAGCCAGGGTTGCCTGGTCCTCGTCGGCCACCACGCGATAGTGGCCGGCGCCGCCGGCATTCAGATACCCCACACCCTCGCCGGTGGCCGGGTCCATCACGAGATGCCAGAGGAACCACGGCTGGGACCAGGCATACGCCAAGGCTTCGTCCGCCCCCTCAGGCAGCGGGGCCCCGGAGTCCCGGTGCCTCTCGTTGAGGATCTCCACAGGAAAGGCAGCGGGAGAGACAGGCAGGTTCCATGCCGGCGAAATCCCCAGCCATGCCGCGAGAACAGGGAAGAGCTCATGGAGGCTCACGAACTTCAACTGCAGCTTTCCGGCGGTGTCCGCGGGTTTTTCGGACGGGCTTGCCAACACGCCCGCCGAGGGGCCGGCGAGCATGAGTGCGTTGGTTCCGTCCAACCAGACCTGCAGCTCGGTCGCTTGTCCCAGGGAGGACGCCCTGAAGTGAAGGACCGCTGCTGGCTGGTCGAGCGGCCGCGTAATGACCCTGCCGCCGGGGGTAAGCCGTCCGGCGCTGTCCAGAAGCCCCGCGTCGGCCAGGACCTTGATAGACGGTCCGTTGCCCGATCGCTCCAGCCGTCCTATCCGGCCGTTCTGGGCGACCCGGTGCAGCATGGACGCCGCCGCCGGATCAAGCCATGGTCCGTCGGAGGCAAACGGTTGCTTCGCCCGAAGGCCGCTTAAACGCTCGAGAGGGACACCTGCCAGGCGGCTTGCAACCTCTTCGAGGGAAGGTTCGCGGGTGGGAACGTACATCTCGGTCACGCCGGCTCCTTAATCTGCGCAGACGAGCACATCAGCTCAAGGACGGCATCGTAGGCACCTAGCTCCGCGGACGCGCACGAGGTGGTAACCAGGACTCCGTGGCCGGCGGTCTGATGCACATCCACCCGGCAGTGCACGGCGAGTCCGCCGCTGGAATACGTGTACTCGATGATGCGGCCCTCCCCGCGGGCGGGAGGGAACCTGTCCACGGAAATAAAGTAGACGTCCTGCAGCATGGCGTGGGCGTAGGAGAGGACCAGTGTGCTCAGTTTCTCCATGCTGCCCGTGTACGGAAAGCTGTTGACGACAACGCTCGGACGGAAGGCCCCTTCAGCAGCCACGGGTGCGGCCAGGACCAGATCAGCGGAATCCGTTAGACCGCCGATTTCCCAGTCATGCGGCCTGCCGATGGAACAAAACCGGGATTCTTCACGCAATAGTGGTTCCAGCATTCCCTTACCTTCCGGCACGCTTACGCACCCACGTGGTGACCGGGTCGCCGCCGGTATGCAATATGTCTTCCTTCACGGCGCCGTTATCGATCCACCGGCGGTACCAAGCCGGAAGAAGGGGCCTGGGTAGCCGGGTTACGGCGGCGATGCACAGGAGGACTGACAGTCCGGCCAGCGCCTGAAAGCCAATACCCAGGAAATCAGGCGCACGTAGGCTTCCCGCCACTCCTGCTGATGCTCCGAAAACCACGGCAAGCCCGGCATAAAGCATCAAGAAACCGAACTGCGGATGTTTCCCCATTTCATATGCCATCATGTGGCGGACCCACCGCCGCCACTTACCGCGGTAAGCAGCAATTCCGGATACGAGCATTGCTGCGCCAACCGTATATATACCGATCCAGACCAAGTATTCCTGCATTACCATAGTGAACCCCAGAACTCCTTGACTGCGCCATTCCATGAGTCCTCATGGCTTTTACCTTCGGTCTTGTCCTGGGCGTAACTGCCCGCAGCCTCGCCGGCTGCTCCGCCGAAGAATCCGCCGACAAAGCCGCCGACGATGCCGCCGATCAGGGTCCCCGGGCCCGGGAAAACGGACCCGATGGCGGCTCCCGCTGCCGCACCCGCCCAAGCGCCCCCTGCCCCGCCCAAGACAGATCCCGTGGTTTCGAAAGCTGCGTTTTTGGCCGCACTCGCTACCCGCTCGCCCGTGTCATATTCGGGATGGTCTATCAGGTCCTGGTTCCACTCTTCGGTCACGTTGTCATAAATGGAGAGGCCGATGTCCAGTGCGCCCAGCGCATTACCCGCCCGTTTCGCCCACGGGGGCATATTGGCCAGTTCATCATTGGCCACCAGAACGGTGCGCTCGTATTCGTGCTGTTGTATGCGCAGTTCCACGGTGGTGGTTAGCGTGGCCCGAGTGGCCGGAACCACGGTGCCGTCTGCATAGGTAATAAATACCCGGCTGATGTCGAGGGTCTGGACGTGGACGGTGCTGGAAACAGTTACCCGCACCCTTTCCTGATGGATCCTGGTCAGAACATTGTCGGCCGCATCATTGGCTATGTCCCAAGCAGGGGTGTCCGTAAAGCCGGGAGAATCGGGGAGCTTGGCCGGGTCGGCCTGCCGGATGGCTGCGGCGCAGGCTTCCTCCGCCGCAGCGTACTCCTGCGCCAGGGCGGAGATTTCGGCGGCCACTTCCGCTTCCTTGTTCTTGCCGTAGTCAGGATCGTCATCAGTTGATTCGGGATAG
This genomic stretch from Arthrobacter sp. zg-Y1110 harbors:
- a CDS encoding HAMP domain-containing sensor histidine kinase, with the protein product MTITGFATITLLRQILVDRLDADIDANASKVSRYLLVNEPSTDASLFRYYGLYLNEDGSHGPATHSESATDIPNLENYTSDQVEAMGTEGFDVRGTEPTSKGWRVRIYDFENLPGSVAVAIPLDSVAATVDEAASLVFSVGLLGTLGATGIAYWAVTRQFRPLSQVEKTAAAIAAGDLSRRVEVGNPATEIGRLSRSLNAMLAHIETAFAARTQSERKMRRFVQDASHELRTPLVTIRGFSELYRHGALQKPEEISAAMGRIESEAKRMGQLVEDLLTLARVDEQRPLEYEPVDLMILGNDAALDARASAPDRNIRVVGLDGHAPQSAPTMGDEARLRQVVANLMTNALRYTPAGSPIEVAVGVAPVIHDRMDAVLEVRDHGPGISEDDAARVFERFYRADSSRYRETGGTGLGLAIVAALVAQHDGTVRLAETEGGGATLSIRLPYRAPEQFPERPDEADDN
- a CDS encoding response regulator transcription factor; its protein translation is MNKSSAPEARLLVVDDEPNIRELLSTSLRFAGFDVVAAANGREALAAVDSHNPDLAVLDVMLPDMDGFTLTRRLRAAGQHFPVVFLTARDDTEDKVTGLTVGGDDYVTKPFSLDEVVARIRAVLRRTQPLEDDDAVIRVDDLELDDDAHEVRRGGITIDLSPTEFKLLRYLMLNPNRVLSKAQILDHVWEYDFNGDASIVESYISYLRRKIDRSPDAPALIQTKRGVGYLLRSSEKR
- a CDS encoding WXG100 family type VII secretion target, with product MPLFAVDSEALAAKSAEVQGTIERLRADVNGMQAGLASLSEIWRGSASSNFQLLVTDWRATQARVEESLDSINQALAFASAQYAETEAANTSLFMH